Proteins found in one Mycoplasmopsis gallopavonis genomic segment:
- a CDS encoding MAG1430 family protein has product MKVQLKKTLLTTALILGGGAITAGAICGTYFGITSSRKSESFEEAANRLQLFYNDNPNQPRNQILASKFVHFNDRLYSSQIESFSQNYDRDWRKILISPKLKNSKQIKEQEFYLYDPIKNHPANILLENRVTLKDGKILTKDNYKVNFRSYANDVEGKLLLRLWITEGSSSKTIFEKVFTLEGFAKVNQSNAENGASYYESADMEVSLNKTALLGYTNADQVINEYTSKQNDLNEKTAFLKKIFNFQGTVGTSVAYDTLQVNLTKNAQGQLLANLIVPYNIEVAAATPKDLIAKQSVLQATYTPPQFVFSFESN; this is encoded by the coding sequence ATGAAAGTGCAGCTTAAAAAAACATTATTAACAACTGCTTTAATTTTAGGTGGTGGAGCAATTACTGCCGGAGCAATTTGTGGAACTTATTTTGGAATTACTTCTTCACGAAAATCAGAATCATTTGAAGAAGCAGCTAATCGCCTACAACTTTTTTATAACGACAATCCAAACCAACCAAGAAATCAAATTTTAGCTTCCAAATTTGTTCACTTTAATGATCGTCTTTATTCTTCACAAATTGAATCTTTTTCACAAAATTATGATCGAGATTGAAGAAAAATTTTAATTTCTCCAAAATTAAAAAATAGCAAACAAATCAAAGAACAAGAATTTTATTTATACGATCCAATTAAAAACCATCCAGCTAACATTCTTTTAGAAAATAGAGTTACTTTAAAAGACGGTAAAATTTTAACCAAAGATAATTACAAAGTAAACTTTAGATCTTATGCAAATGATGTTGAAGGAAAATTGTTATTAAGACTTTGAATTACAGAAGGTAGCAGTTCGAAAACTATTTTTGAAAAAGTTTTTACTCTTGAAGGGTTTGCCAAAGTTAACCAATCTAATGCTGAAAATGGTGCAAGTTATTATGAATCCGCAGATATGGAAGTATCATTAAATAAAACAGCACTTTTGGGTTACACAAATGCTGATCAAGTAATTAATGAATATACTTCTAAACAGAATGATTTAAATGAAAAAACAGCCTTCTTGAAAAAAATCTTTAACTTCCAAGGGACTGTTGGAACAAGCGTTGCTTATGATACCTTACAAGTTAATTTAACAAAAAATGCACAAGGCCAATTGCTAGCAAATTTAATTGTTCCTTATAATATTGAAGTTGCAGCAGCTACTCCTAAAGATCTTATTGCTAAACAAAGCGTTTTACAAGCAACATATACTCCACCACAATTTGTTTTTAGTTTTGAGTCTAATTAA
- the yihA gene encoding ribosome biogenesis GTP-binding protein YihA/YsxC, whose translation MFKFIKSSTNLDNWYEHPNYEIAFWGRSNVGKSSLLNAITGTRSLARVSKTPGRTQLLNFFENEYGAVIVDLPGYGYAKISNSQKLKMLDMINEYLLKRQNLKRLFVLIDARHGITKTDEEILDYLNQINQAFTLVFTKADKLKQKDKSALAKKIKIDSKRFGFTQYFIVSSETNFGINELTLYINDVLGGKDESAA comes from the coding sequence ATGTTTAAGTTCATTAAGTCATCAACTAATTTAGACAATTGGTATGAGCACCCAAATTACGAAATTGCTTTTTGGGGACGCTCTAATGTCGGAAAAAGTAGTTTACTTAATGCAATTACAGGAACTAGGAGTCTTGCAAGAGTATCCAAAACACCCGGAAGAACTCAACTTTTAAATTTCTTTGAAAATGAATACGGAGCAGTGATTGTTGATTTGCCAGGTTATGGTTATGCTAAAATATCAAACAGCCAAAAACTCAAAATGCTCGACATGATTAATGAATACTTACTTAAAAGACAAAATTTAAAAAGACTATTTGTTTTAATTGACGCTCGACACGGAATTACCAAAACCGATGAGGAGATTTTAGATTATTTAAACCAAATCAACCAAGCTTTTACTTTGGTTTTTACAAAAGCTGACAAGCTCAAACAAAAAGACAAATCAGCTTTAGCTAAAAAAATCAAAATAGATTCTAAGCGTTTTGGTTTTACTCAGTATTTTATTGTTTCAAGTGAAACAAATTTCGGAATTAATGAATTAACTTTATATATTAATGATGTATTAGGAGGAAAAGATGAAAGTGCAGCTTAA
- a CDS encoding acetate/propionate family kinase: protein MTQEKVLVINAGSSSIKMSLFRKHDLALLASGIAERIGLAQGNLSIKVIKEDFEKKFSKEVVLENHQVAVEEIAHLMAELELIKDKEEIVYIGFRIVQGGDYFKSTTKIDSEVLAKIDECSMYAPLHNPGAIMSIKGFQKVFPKAKLSADFDTAFHTTLNKLNSTYPIPYELSEKYKVKKYGAHGISHEYITGKLAEILGKEKVTFVNMHLGNGASLCAVKDSQSFDTSMGLTPLAGVMMGTRSGDIDPSIHQFLMKQMNLTIDEFTDLLNKKSGVLGVSGISSDMRDIQNAIDEGNQQADFALELYTQKIADYVAIYANKLGGKLDALVFTAGIGENDYEVRVRTIKKLFFKHIEIDEQKNMQRFGHPELISTPNSEIPVYVIPTNEELVIARNAIKINEQ, encoded by the coding sequence ATGACTCAGGAAAAAGTCTTAGTTATTAACGCAGGAAGTAGCTCAATTAAAATGAGCTTATTTAGAAAGCATGATTTAGCATTACTTGCGAGCGGAATTGCTGAAAGAATTGGTTTAGCTCAAGGTAATTTATCAATTAAAGTGATTAAAGAGGATTTTGAAAAGAAATTTAGCAAAGAAGTAGTTTTAGAAAACCACCAAGTAGCTGTTGAAGAAATTGCTCATTTAATGGCTGAATTAGAATTAATTAAAGATAAAGAAGAAATTGTTTACATTGGTTTTAGAATTGTACAAGGTGGTGATTACTTCAAATCAACAACTAAAATTGATAGTGAAGTACTTGCTAAAATTGATGAATGCTCAATGTATGCACCATTACATAACCCAGGTGCAATTATGTCAATTAAAGGATTTCAAAAAGTCTTTCCAAAAGCAAAATTAAGTGCTGACTTTGATACAGCTTTCCATACCACACTTAATAAGTTAAACTCTACTTATCCAATTCCATATGAACTTAGTGAAAAATACAAAGTGAAAAAATATGGAGCTCACGGAATTAGTCATGAATACATTACAGGTAAATTAGCAGAGATTTTAGGTAAAGAAAAAGTAACTTTTGTGAATATGCACCTAGGAAATGGAGCAAGTCTTTGTGCGGTTAAAGATTCGCAATCATTTGATACTTCAATGGGTCTTACACCATTAGCTGGTGTGATGATGGGAACAAGAAGCGGTGATATTGATCCTTCAATTCACCAATTTCTCATGAAGCAAATGAACCTTACAATTGATGAGTTTACAGATCTTTTAAACAAGAAAAGTGGTGTTTTAGGTGTATCAGGAATATCAAGTGATATGCGTGATATTCAAAATGCAATTGATGAAGGCAATCAACAAGCTGATTTTGCTCTTGAACTTTATACTCAAAAAATCGCAGATTATGTTGCTATTTATGCTAATAAGTTAGGCGGGAAATTAGATGCGTTAGTCTTTACTGCGGGAATTGGTGAAAATGATTATGAAGTAAGAGTGAGAACAATTAAAAAACTTTTCTTTAAACACATCGAAATTGATGAACAAAAGAATATGCAAAGATTTGGACATCCAGAACTTATTAGTACACCAAATAGTGAAATTCCAGTGTATGTAATTCCAACTAATGAAGAACTTGTTATTGCAAGAAATGCAATTAAAATTAATGAACAATAA